The proteins below are encoded in one region of Sander lucioperca isolate FBNREF2018 chromosome 11, SLUC_FBN_1.2, whole genome shotgun sequence:
- the efcab7 gene encoding EF-hand calcium-binding domain-containing protein 7: MSFQELLRPADEEEAFYVQCRAAYLAVFRSSLTCITSKQQLCRALQQAGRNPTNATLNKYWTQRTSKLNFDDFCEILKNEKRTEETELMRAFKKMDVNSDGYISHSELEKALTTKGEKMTTEEVNAIFSLADINKDGKLDYSEFCRLLVSTAEQCQMAALERLEANAKLKRQNFGSQSYSPPKSSVSSASSASAQAAATLSQPPETPQAESDTTLKKESRSSSRPSSARSRRSSLSNSITMTTSSTKGSKIPEPSGLQEWHHSYMKGCFFLEDDGSIGSLQYQLHVPQTTNVYLTIQPLSFSHGPDKPSSWMTVDTALFVMSAGEIREESTLVCFTESKDKEKYVWKGELHAGTYYLLPFTSGCKLKKRSKKSLSNKPLELIYRTDTGELDLTRELREVLSDIFEVIDLDGNGLLSLEEYNLFELRTSGEKCDKDAWAVCKENFDMRKNQLTQQGFMELNLMEATEKDGDPADLWVTLEAMGYNRMLELVEACPFQIDVHCEGTHPSIQPLSMDSGPKLLIQALQKSITARTGAKALRGQDNVFIYTYRGEHRISSLIANKANQKVTVHVNNEQSRNCCSSRGMSVFAVEVPARTKMVCQHILPINERQDWTYNCVETILPC; the protein is encoded by the exons ATGTCTTTCCAAGAGTTACTTCGTCCTgctgatgaagaggaggctTTCTACGTGCAGTGCAGAGCCGCATACCTTGCTGTGTTCAGATCTAGTTTGACATGTATCACTTCGAAACAGCAGCTATGTCGTG CTCTTCAGCAGGCTGGTAGAAATCCAACCAATGCAACTCTCAATAAATATTGGACCCAGAGAACATCCAAACTGAACTTTGATGACTTCTGTGAGATTCTTAAAAATGAGAAGAGAACTGAGGAAACAGAGCTGATGAGAGCCTTCAAAAAGATGGATGTGAACAGTGATGGCTACATTTCACACAGTGAACTGGAGAAGGCCCTCACCACT aaaggagagaaaatgaCCACTGAAGAGGTGAATGCTATTTTCTCATTGGCTGACATCAACAAAGATGGAAAACTGGACTATTCAGAA TTCTGCAGATTGCTTGTGTCTACAGCAGAGCAGTGTCAGATGGCTGCTTTGGAGAGGCTCGAGGCTAATGCCAAGCTGAAGAGACAGAACTTTGGCAGTCAGTCATACAGCCCTCCGAAGAGCTCAGTGTCATCGGCATCATCAGCATCAGCACAAGCGGCAGCGACTCTCTCTCAGCCTCCAGAAACACCCCAGGCAGAATCAGACACCACACTCAAGAAAG AGAGCCGATCATCCTCCCGTCCTTCTTCCGCTCGCAGTAGACGGTCGTCCCTGTCCAACTCGATCACAATGACAACCAGCAGCACTAAGGGCAGCAAAATACCAGAGCCTTCAGGCTTACAG GAGTGGCATCACAGTTATATGAAGGGCTGTTTCttcctggaggatgatgggagtATCGGCTCTCTACAGTACCAGCTCCACGTCCCCCAGACAACTAACGTCTACCTAACCATTCAACCACTCAGCTTCAGCCACGGACCCG ACAAGCCTTCTTCATGGATGACAGTGGACACAGCTCTTTTTGTCATGTCAGCTGGTGAAATCAGAGAGGAATCAACTTTAGTGTGTTTCACTGAGTCGAAAGACAAAgaa AAGTATGTTTGGAAAGGAGAATTGCATGCTGGGACTTACTACCTGCTTCCCTTTACCAGTGGCTGCAAACTAAAGAAAAGGAGCAAAAAGAGCCTTTCTAATAAACCGTTAGAGCTCATCTACAGGACTGACACTGGAGAACTAGACCTCACCAGGGAGctcag GGAGGTGCTGTCTGACATCTTTGAGGTGATAGACCTGGATGGGAATGGTTTGCTCAGTCTAGAGGAGTACAATTTATTTGAGCTAAGGACCAGTGGAGAGAAATGTGACAAGGATGCCTGGGCTGTCTGCAAAG AGAACTTTGATATGAGAAAGAACCAGCTGACACAGCAGGGTTTCATGGAGCTGAACTTGATGGAGGCCACAGAGAAAGATGGAGACCCTGCAGACCTGTGGGTCACCCTGGAAGCCATGGGCTACAACCGAATGCTGGAGCTGGTAGAG GCTTGTCCATTCCAGATAGATGTGCACTGTGAAGGCACTCACCCATCCATCCAGCCACTCAGTATGGACTCAGGGCCCAAACTTCTGATCCAGGCCCTCCAGAAGTCCATCACAGCCAGGACAGGGGCCAAAGCACTGAGGGGACAAGACAATGTCTTCATCTACACCTACCGAGGAGAACACAGGATCTCCTCCCTCATAGCCAACAAG GCCAACCAGAAAGTGACTGTCCATGTAAACAATGAGCAGAGCAGGaactgctgcagcagcagaggcATGAGTGTGTTTGCTGTTGAGGTGCCAGCCAGGACTAAGATG GTGTGCCAACACATCCTGCCCATCAATGAGAGACAAGATTGGACCTACAACTGTGTGGAGACCATACTACCCTGCTAG